In Drosophila willistoni isolate 14030-0811.24 chromosome XR unlocalized genomic scaffold, UCI_dwil_1.1 Seg144, whole genome shotgun sequence, one DNA window encodes the following:
- the LOC6638879 gene encoding glycerol kinase — protein MSSVEQVVEGGGVEGPFVGAIDDGTTSARFIIFRAGTDDIVCYHQIEIPSIFAKEGWCEQDPKVIVSTVNECIVGACKKLKQLGGQVKDIVAVGITNQRESTVVWDRNTGETLANAIIWLDNRTTSTVEELLETIPNNARNINYLRPLCGLPLSPYFSGVKLRWLRDNVPTVRKAMESGDAMFGTIDTWLMYNLTGAQNGGVHKTDVTNASRTMLMNIETLQWDDNLLKFFGLPRKILPEICSSAEHFGDIFDGVLKGVPITADLGDQQAALVGQQCLAKGQAKATYGTGCFLLYNTGPSIVHSQHGLLTTVGYQLGRKSAPYYALEGSVSIAGAAFNWLKDNIGLIQNWGQIEPMAQTVDNSLDVYFVPAFNGLYAPYWNQDARGVICGLSEETTSEHIVRATLEAVCFQVRDILDSMHKDCKIPLAKLMVDGGMTVNQLFLQLQSDLVGIHVLRAKISETTALGAAMAAYKVVEPRFNMEAPLSKSGPREPITPTINSHERDLRYKKWKMAIERSLNWETSTLAQGEREAFDGA, from the exons ATGTCATCTGTGGAACAAGTGGTGGAGGGAGGAGGTGTGGAAGGCCCCTTTGTGGGCGCCATTGATGATGGCACCACATCGGCACGTTTCATTATATTCCGAGCTGGAACCGATGACATTGTCTGCTATCATCAGATTGAAATCCCATCGATATTTGCCAAAGAGGGATGGTGCGAACAGGATCCCAAGGTGATAGTCTCCACGGTCAATGAGTGCATTGTAGGAGCCTGCAAGAAACTCAAACAATTGGGTGGACAAGTCAAG GATATTGTGGCTGTTGGTATTACCAATCAACGGGAATCAACTGTTGTCTGGGATCGAAATACCGGCGAAACTTTGGCCAATGCCATCATTTGGCTGGACAATCGGACCACAAGCACCGTGGAGGAACTGCTGGAGACGATACCAAATAATGCGAGAAATATTAACTATTTACGTCCGCTCTGCGGATTGCCCCTCTCGCCGTATTTCTCCGGTGTAAAGCTACGGTGGCTACGTGATAATGTGCCCACAGTGCGCAAGGCCATGGAAAGCGGCGATGCCATGTTCGGGACCATTGACACTTGGCTCATGTACAATCTGACGGGCGCCCAGAATGGTGGCGTCCATAAGACAGATGTTACCAACGCCTCGCGCACCATGCTAATGAACATCGAGACATTGCAATGGGATGACAATTTGCTAAAGTTCTTTGGTCTGCCACGCAAAATACTGCCCGAGATATGCTCCAGTGCCGAGCATTTTGGTGATATATTCGATGGTGTGCTCAAGGGTGTACCCATAACAGCTGATCTGGGGGATCAGCAGGCAGCTCTGGTGGGTCAACAATGTTTGGCCAAGGGCCAGGCGAAAGCCACCTATGGAACGGGCTGTTTTCTACTCTACAATACGGGACCCTCGATTGTTCATTCTCAGCATGGCCTTTTGACCACGGTGGGCTATCAATTGGGTCGCAAGTCAGCACCCTACTATGCATTGGAGGGAAGTGTTTCCATAGCTGGCGCTGCATTTAATTGGCTCAAGGATAATATTGGCCTCATCCAGAATTGGGGACAAATCGAGCCCATGGCCCAGACGGTGGACAATTCGTTGGATGTGTACTTTGTGCCAGCTTTTAATGGTCTATATGCCCCATACTGGAATCAGGATGCACGCGGTGTCATCTGTGGCCTCAGCGAGGAGACAACCAGCGAGCATATTGTCCGTGCCACCTTGGAGGCAGTGTGCTTCCAGGTGCGCGATATTCTTGATTCCATGCACAAGGATTGCAAAATTCCATTGGCCAAGCTGATGGTGGACGGTGGTATGACAGTGAATCAATTGTTCCTTCAACTGCAATCCGATTTGGTGGGCATTCATGTACTACGGGCCAAAATATCGGAAACCACGGCTCTG GGCGCTGCCATGGCCGCATATAAGGTGGTCGAGCCACGTTTCAACATGGAGGCTCCATTATCCAAATCTGGCCCAAGGGAACCAATAACACCCACAATTAATAGCCATGAACGTGATTTACGTTAtaagaaatggaaaatggcCATCGAACGCTCTTTAAATTGGGAGACTTCTACATTGGCCCAGGGCGAACGTGAAGCCTTTGATGGTGCCTAA
- the LOC6638880 gene encoding nitrilase and fragile histidine triad fusion protein NitFhit, with translation MSNLAKILCRRTLSYRQMSTTYSRMQSNAAAASAGGSAIIAVGQMRATNNKLENLCQVEELITRAKAKQAKILFLPECCDFVGENRGQTLDLSETLDGQLMNKYKRLAKDQGIWLSLGGIHELKEEPADGKRKIYNAHVLVNDQGELAAVYRKMHLFDATTKEIRLRESDTVAPGERLERPVQTPAGNIGLQICYDLRFAEPAILLRKLGAQMLTYPAAFTYATGKAHWEILLRARAIETQCFVVAAAQQGWHNQKRQSWGHSMIISPWGKVLADCGGEEPLAIATAEVNLNELPALYEAMPCFEHRRNDLYSLTAYNLSDTEAGEDRAFADNTVDKRTIFYESEHCYAFTNLRCVVEGHVLVSTKRVTPRLCGLNCAEMTDLFATVCMIQRLLEKIYKTTSATVTVQDGAQAGQTVPHVHFHVMPRRNGDFGHNDQIYVKLDERAENKPPRTLQERIDEAQMYRQHLKELQS, from the coding sequence ATGTCAAATCTGGCCAAAATTCTCTGTCGACGAACCCTCAGTTACCGCCAGATGAGCACAACCTACTCCAGAATGCAGTCAAATGCAGCAGCCGCATCAGCTGGAGGATCGGCTATTATAGCCGTTGGCCAAATGAGAGCAACCAATAACAAACTGGAGAATCTTTGCCAAGTGGAAGAATTAATAACCAGGGCCAAGGCAAAGCAGGCGAAAATACTTTTCTTACCGGAATGCTGTGACTTTGTGGGCGAGAATCGTGGCCAGACTTTGGACCTCTCCGAAACCCTTGATGGCCAGCTGATGAATAAATACAAACGATTGGCCAAAGATCAAGGGATATGGCTCTCATTGGGCGGCATACACGAATTGAAAGAAGAGCCGGCGGATGGGAAACGTAAAATATACAATGCCCATGTCCTGGTCAATGATCAAGGCGAATTGGCTGCAGTTTATCGCAAGATGCATCTATTCGATGCCACAACCAAGGAGATCAGACTCCGTGAATCTGATACAGTGGCGCCGGGTGAACGTCTGGAGCGACCGGTGCAGACGCCGGCGGGTAATATTGGTCTACAAATATGCTATGATCTACGTTTCGCAGAGCCGGCCATATTGCTAAGAAAACTGGGTGCTCAAATGCTAACATATCCGGCTGCCTTCACCTATGCCACGGGCAAGGCCCATTGGGAGATTTTGTTACGAGCTCGAGCCATTGAGACGCAATGCTTTGTGGTGGCTGCGGCCCAACAAGGTTGGCACAATCAGAAACGTCAGAGTTGGGGTCACAGTATGATCATCTCGCCGTGGGGTAAAGTCCTGGCCGATTGCGGTGGCGAGGAGCCGCTGGCCATAGCTACTGCCGAGGTGAATCTAAATGAATTGCCCGCGCTGTATGAGGCCATGCCATGTTTTGAGCATCGTCGCAATGATCTCTATAGCCTAACAGCCTACAATCTGAGTGATACGGAAGCTGGTGAAGATCGAGCATTTGCCGACAACACGGTGGACAAGCGCACCATATTCTATGAGTCCGAACATTGTTATGCCTTCACCAATCTACGCTGTGTGGTCGAGGGTCATGTGCTGGTCTCCACTAAGCGGGTCACGCCTCGTCTTTGCGGCTTGAACTGTGCCGAAATGACGGATCTATTTGCAACCGTTTGCATGATTCAGCGACTCCTGGAGAAGATCTATAAGACCACTTCGGCAACGGTAACAGTGCAGGATGGTGCCCAGGCGGGTCAGACAGTGCCGCATGTCCATTTCCATGTGATGCCAAGACGTAATGGTGACTTTGGTCACAATGATCAGATCTATGTGAAATTGGATGAACGTGCTGAGAATAAGCCACCGCGTACATTGCAGGAAAGAATCGATGAGGCGCAAATGTATCGTCAGCATCTAAAAGAACTACAGAGCTAG
- the LOC6639431 gene encoding BTB/POZ domain-containing protein KCTD20, giving the protein MSTTPNSNSSSNNSNSNQSQQQQQQQQQQDTYSDSSEDNLDLPREERRRRILKSRCRMNNSAGGGSSGAGGGPGGGGNSSSGGGAVPKHDVGKSYMSGSGGGAGGGGASLASTSSQAAAAAAAASRLIGPPDRISMLVDGVRFTVEQALLAAHPTTMLGTMFGTGFQFVHPNERGDYDVADGISHLVFRAILEYYKTGIIRCPPTVSVPELKEACDYLLIPFDATTVRCQNLRGLLHELSNEGARQQFELFLEDLILPLMVASAQRGDRECHVVVLLEDDMVDWDEEFPPQMGEEYCQTVHSTAMHRFFKYIENRDVAKQVMKDRGLKKIRCGIEGYPTHKEKIRRRPGGRAEVIYSYVQRPFIHMSWEKEEAKSRHVDFQCVKSKSVTNLAEANADPPLELDASGNPIPILIAMPINPHAINADGGVGVGGGGGGQPVAIAAAAAAAAAGVVAVDEAAGGIVMLNQLEQAAAGAEQL; this is encoded by the exons ATGTCAACTACACCCAATTCAAATAGTAGTAGCAACAATAGCAATAGCAATCagagccagcagcagcaacaacaacaacaacagcaggaCACATACAGCGACAGTAGCGAAGATAATCTCGATTTACCCAGAGAGGAGCGTAGACGGCGTATCCTAAAAAGTCGCTGTCGCATGAACAATTCGGCAGGAGGTGGGAGTAGCGGTGCTGGCGGAGGACCAGGAGGCGGCGGTAATAGCAGCAGTGGAGGAGGCGCTGTACCCAAACATGATGTTGGCAAATCGTATATGTCGGGTAgcggtggtggtgctggtggtggtggtgcatCATTAGCTAGTACTAGCAGTCAAGCGGCAGCCGCGGCGGCGGCGGCTTCTCGATTAATTGGCCCGCCAGATCGTATATCGATGCTGGTGGATGGTGTCCGTTTTACGGTGGAACAAGCCCTGCTGGCTGCCCATCCCACCACCATGTTGGGCACAATGTTTGGCACCGGCTTCCAGTTTGTTCATCCCAATGAGCGAGGCGATTACGATGTGGCCGATGGGATATCACATTTGGTATTTCGGGCCATATTGGAGTACTATAAAACGGGTATAATACGCTGCCCACCCACTGTGTCGGTGCCGGAACTGAAAGAAGCGTGCGATTATCTGCTGATACCCTTTGATGCCACCACCGTACGATGTCAGAATCTAA gAGGCCTGCTTCATGAGCTAAGCAATGAGGGAGCCCGTCAACAATTCGAACTATTCCTGGAGGATCTAATCCTGCCGTTAATGGTAGCATCCGCCCAACGTGGTGATCGCGAATGTCATGTTGTTGTACTCCTTGAAGACGATATGGTTGACTGGGATGAGGAATTTCCCCCACAAATGGGCGAGGAATACTGTCAGA CTGTTCATAGCACTGCCATGCATCGGTTCTTTAAATATATCGAAAATCGCGATGTGGCCAAACAAGTGATGAAGGATCGTGGACTTAAGAAGATACGTTGCGGCATCGAAGGCTATCCCACGCACAAAGAGAAGATCCGTCGTCGTCCCGGCGGCAGGGCCGAAGTGATCTATAGCTATGTCCAGCGTCCATTTATACACATGTCCTGGGAGAAGGAGGAGGCTAAGAGTCGTCATGTTGATTTCCAGTGTGTCAAATCGAAATCAGTTACAAATCTCGCCGAGGCAAATGCTGATCCGCCCTTGGAATTGGATGCCA GTGGCAATCCCATACCAATACTTATAGCCATGCCAATTAATCCCCATGCGATTAATGCAGACGGCGGTGTCGGAGTGggaggcggcggcggtggccAACCAGTTGCaattgccgctgctgctgccgctgctgcagcTGGTGTGGTGGCTGTCGATGAGGCAGCCGGTGGCATTGTGATGCTCAATCAATTGGAACAGGCAGCGGCAGGTGCCGAGCAGCTGTAG